The Arachis ipaensis cultivar K30076 chromosome B03, Araip1.1, whole genome shotgun sequence region NNNNNNNNNNNNNNNNNNNNNNNNNNNNNNNNNNNNNNNNNNNNNNNNNNNNNNNNNNNNNNNNNNNNNNNNNNNNNNNNNNNNNNNNNNNNNNNNNNNNNNNNNNNNNNNNNNNNNNNNNNNNNNNNNNNNNNNNNNNNNNNNNNNNNNNNNNNNNNNNNNNNNNNNNNNNNNNNNNNNNNNNNNNNNNNNNNNNNNNNNNNNNNNNNNNNNNNNNNNNNNNNNNNNNNNNNNNNNNNNNNNNNNNNNNNNNNNNNNNNNNNNNNNNNNNNNNNNNNNNNNNNNNNNNNNNNNNNNNNNNNNNNNNNNNNNNGTATATCAATATATAAAATGAGGAGGTGCATATGGAAGCATGTATTGGCTATATCAGTTGACCCAACTTGAGTGTGTTGATGCAAACCAATAATCCTTCTATGCAATCAAAGGAATAGAATAGTAACAGATTAttaattagagagagagagagagaaagagagagagagagagagaagccaCAATAAATACAGAAGTGAACAGACAAACACACATTAATGAGTTCAACAATCATTACAGTCTTATTAATAGCTTTGCCCATTGCTTTAAGAGCAATTTCTTCAAACCCTTTCTCCTGCATATATTACAAAGGGTAATGCTAGGGAGACAAAAgaaacagccataacttgccttatttagcaatcattaattgtcgcaataattaataaatgttaaataaggcaATTTATGGCGGATAATgttagggagacaaaaaaaaagccagaacttgctttatttagcattcattaattgtcacAAGAAAACACGAAAGACAAGATATTTGAGATGAAATTGAAATGCATGAATGATAATAGAATACCTGGAGGAGAGTGGTGGCATAGGTGATATAATTGCGCATCCTACCTTGGGTTGTAATGCGTATATCGTTGTCGTTTATAGGACTCTCCGTCTTGGGTTTCTCCACCCTCTGATACCTATCNGTGGGGTAGCTGTGGATATATATAGAAAACCGAAATGGAAAATGATAAATCAAAAAATGAGAATTGAGAGAAGAACAAGTCTAATCTAAACAAGGAGTATGAGTCGAGTTGGCAATGAGATCACAGTCTTGTTGCCGTTGGGACCGTCACCGTCAAACACTCCAAAACCCTCCCACTTGCAACTCGCAACTCATAACATCCTTCTTCTCCCGACAATGCCCATGCCCCTTTatcaaaacaattttttttttaataaagtgACAATTAGATCCTCCTCAACTTAGAACTAGtagttcaaaaaaaattattgtgtaCGATAGTAAAGAGAAAATATATACGTCTTTTCGCTGATGAATAGGGCATGGTAAACTAGAGttggccaatgagtaatagctcaaatggcatagtcctcccatactcaattaagaggttgcgggttcgagtctcctatctttggtaaaaaaaaaataataaactagAGTTGTCCATATATCTATTATAGTTAGTCTCATTGTTGGCATGAACATAAAAATAGTGTAGTTTTGgatcataaaatatttattatcttttgaattttcataaaattttcatcaattattttctatttatcaCAAATCTTATTAAAATAGgtgaaattttgtttcaaaaattatTATCTACATACATAAATAATTACGTTATAGTGGTTAACAATATATATGAATACTATACCATTAAGTTTTCACTACTACATTTTGAGCATTTGATAACATTTATTGCTTAACATTTGTTAAAGTGTTAgtgattattataaaattatatataaagtaaTATTTATaatgaaatgttagtaaatatatataattttttaaaaaaacttcAAAAATTTTACCTATTCCGATCCTGAAAATCAAAATCGGAGACCTACTCTAACTGCTGGGATGGAAGAAAGATCAGGGAACCTGCTCCAAATCTCGTTCAAATCTTGTTCTCCTTCACACTCTCGCTTTCAATCTCACCCCAAATCTCGTTCTCCTTCACACTCGCGCTCTCAATATCTGCTTCGCACTCTCGCTCTCAATCTCACTGGCGCTCTCGATCGTGCTCCTTCTCTGCTTCGCACACTCGCTCTCAATCTCACTAGCGCTCTCGATCGTGCTCTTCCGCTCCTTGAATCTCTCTCTCGTTTCAACAAATTCTAGGGTTGGGTTTGTTATTCTTTGTTTTGAGGTGAGTCTAATAGAGGAGGAGAAGAACCTTCTTTCGTGTTCTTTCTTCTCTAATTTTCACTGCTTCATTATTATTCTTTGCAATATTCTTAagaatttttgtatatatttgttaAGATTTGTTGGCCATGAATTGATTGAATTCCTAATATTAAGATCTGCTTAATTCAATCCCGAGAATCCCGAAGAGGACACTAGTGATTTTAGAATTGCATCTCCAGCTGCTAAGGCGCTCCTTTTTCTTTCCTCACTTCATTTCCGAAATTCATTTAGTTATCCTAGCAATATTTTGCACTAGAAAGCAAAgtgttagtagttagtaactagaACGAGAGAAGCAAGACTTGGATATGATGTGACATGTTACGACTATTGTGATATGATATTGTCATGCCTgttctgtttctgtttctgtttctgtttgtGTTTGTAAACTTAAGTAGTTAACTAACCAGTTTTGAGTTTTTGCTATGGAGACAGCAATGACATGAATAATGTTTAGCTAAATGATGATGTTCTTGGCCTGATTGTGTTCAAATCAGACCTCCATGACCCTTCTTCATCTCTTGCTTCATGGAAAAATGATTCAAGTGCTTGTTCATGGAACCGGGTTCAATGCAATCCAGCAACAGGAAGAGTCCTGAGATCAATCTTGCTGAGTTGGGATTATCTGAAAGAATTGGAAAAGGCCTTGAGAAGTTGCAGCATCTAATGGTATTGTCTCTTTCTCATAACAATTTCAATGGTTGCATTACTCATCCACTTACACTTTTCAGCACCATTCAGAATCTTAATCTAAGTCACAATGGCTTCTCGGGTCAAATACCAGCTTCATTTCTCAACATGAGTTCAATTAGGTCTCTTGATCTTTCTCACAACTCATTCTCAGGACATATCCCTCAAAGTTTCTTTGACAGTTACAATTTTCTTCACTACTTTTCTTTGTCCAATAACATGTTTGAAGGACAAATTCCTAGCAGAATCTCTAGATGTTCTTCATTGAATAGCATTGATCTTTCAAATAACCGTTTCGCCGGTTATattgattttgttgttgtttgGTCATTGAGTAGGCTTAGGCAATTGGATTTTTTCTAGCAATGCCTTATCAGGTTCTTTGCCTAATGGAATTTCTAAATTTTGACGTGAAAGATTCCATTTTTCTAGCAatgtatcttttcttctctaacaATTTAATTTTGAGGTGGTAGTGGGATGCTGAAGCTGTTGAGAAAAGAGAATTTGCTGGAAAAAAGGCTACAGCAACGAGCAAAGTTGGAAAAGTTATTATCCAGACGTGTGAGTGGTAAGttctttgttttcaattttaagtCCTACCCATTAAAGTTCTTTTCAGTGATTTTGTTTATAGTTGAGTTCTACAATCTCCCCAATTTGTAGTTTTTTTTGTCCCTATTGCATTTGTcctaatttttgaaagaaaacGATTGGTTAGCTTTGTTGCATCTTTTAACTTTACTAAAGAAGATataaaatgtaacaccctaactatcaaaatgtcacgcttccagctgcgttactctgatagctcgggtattacgacgactcttataatatttaatactagaatatgagcctgtttaaaacttgaACCAAATTTTTCAAACATACATTCAGACTTACAATATAAGTTACAATACTCATaggaaatacatatatatatacacatacataTAAATTTACAAACATCTCATatcaaaatcctatccctcttacaagctAAGACTTGCAAAATTAAAGGTGAGAaaaacataaatactaaaacaatACAAAAATATCGTCTAACAGAAAAGAAATAATATCTTCCGAACTTCATCATCCGTAACCTGAAAAAAAGAAgatctgtaggggagtgagaacatcatcctcgaaagggttctcactataggattgcagaattactataataggatatgcgagataaaatcgttacagtgattaataatCGCCTTATGCACCTTTTCAAAAGCAAAGACTTACTATataaaaaaatctgaaatcttttctgaaagagaaaACTGTTCattttctaaaaattctaaagcctttcaaaaagtttatctatgctgaaccagattagtttttcatacttttctaaaccagaaacacaaaaccaaaaccaaccatcggcccatctcataatcaaccacggccctaggcccaaacaatccaaacaGCAGCCAATCCACTACAATCCAACAGAGTTTCAgtcgcaaacacaagtaggagGCTCAAACACAAacaagcagttacatcaagtagagcaattagcaattaaacacaattaatcacataggcaaaccaagtacaatatgcacacccaaacaatgtcatatagatgcaaatgatgaatgtctgtcctaatggctgatgagtctcatctgtcggttataaagccaacccgacaagtcctagtagctaaccattggactgtccctctgtcgagcatccccaactcgagttattcacaatcataatcataattcacatccaacaccctcactggtgtatattcacgagggcgagctcatctggaactttcacagtgtccagccacacttacgacatagggtcagcagaataTCGAgcctccacctggagcacgtggtggctagccactgctttctcccaggaaaactcgtatctcacataggtggagtgcaacaatcacaatatcaataacTCAGCATATATGTATTTattctcagccataaatcaacattcatctCAATCATCTGGCTTAAATCCATGATTCATAGTTAGCCATGGTTCATAGTTAGCCATGgttcattatcatatacagccattccggctcataacatattccacaatTACCCATAATTCATTAATATATACAGCcgttccggctcataacataatagcACTTCTACCGTCCAACATCATCAAACATGTAATCatcatttaagccataaatcacttttctcaaagcacttttctttgaaaatcaatttcaattCATTCCAGTCTTAACTTCAAAAATCCACATTCTCAAATCACTTCTAGCTTATAAGCCATCTTTCTCAAAAgaaattttctctttcaaaacaagccacattTCTACAACACCCTTCTAAAACTTTCAAATAATTCAGCAACTAGGCCAAATTAAAAATCTCTTTTGAAAGATCCAAAAATCAGTCATCCGAAAACGGAATTTGGTAATAGAAATTTTTAagcagagtctcaagactttaggggaggacaacctatctcaatttctcaaaaattcattgaaactcttaaaatcatagattaTTGGTTTAAGTGAATAGAAAttgaattttattataaaatcgaATCATATAAAGTCACAAGTCCCAACCCAATCCAAAAACCAATTCATTTGAAACGGAAccagttcatttgaatcaaaaCCACTTTCAGATTCCTTCTTGAAACTAATTCTCTGACTTCTTCCAAAATGTCACAAATGTAATTATTCAATCAAAAGTCCAATTTCCTTTAAAATCACCAAAAGCTCATTCGAACAAAATCCTTAAGTCTAACTAAAAGCATAAGCCCTTTTTCTATTAAAAATCTATATTAGAACATAATACTTTTTTTCAGTGATTCAAAATGataaagtaattcttttctaaataaatcgaactcaagacatataattttcttaaataaattaaactcgaaaacataactattttcttaataaatcaaataatacgcTTCCTCAAATCCAAGCctttctaaataacttttcaaacaaagtctaagatttttataaaaatttcggtagtatctcccctaaaacttggactttgccacccttttcgggtcccaaccaaaccattccacaGACGGTTCAAAACccaaaatcagttcaaaagcaagttaaatccaacagtcacctcattttcatatctcaagaaaaccgtttcaagatcaaatcattatcaaccgATTAAACTCCTTTCCAAAACTTTAAAAAAACAGTTCATCAACaattcatttatcaaaaccaaacaataatttAATCAAAACATACAATCATATTCATCCAGAATAGccaaacaatacataagactgGTACAATCACTAAAAGTATATAATTCTCACACCAgtatccatttataacaattctaaattataaaattgagattttagaaaagcccctacctcgattCGTCGAAACCATAACTCAACCTCGCCAACGGAACTCTCTCTCTCAACCCGAAATCGATGGCAACTGCaaacctcagctccaaaccaTTTTCTCAGCTACCACAACAATTTAAAAGCGATGTGCGGCAATTAGAACTCGAACCTATGTTACCAAACATCAGAGTCTTTAACCAAACATAACAGAATACTGACAAAAAGGGTTTCTCGAAATGAACATGCTTTCCGCAACAAGGGAAGAACAACTACACCGAGTAACGGCAGCTCCGATGGTGGTTCCAGCAACACCCGCGCCACACCCGGTGAGCAGAACGGTGGAAGCAACGATGCAGCCGCTCCAAATGGCAAGCAACGGCAACGGACAACATCAGCGGCGGTGAAAGGCAGTGGAGACGGTGACGGATCTGAGGCGGGGAGGCACGGCCACACGAACAGAAGCCCTCCCTTCgccgatctctctctctctcctcaagCTTCTCTCACTTTGAATCTTGCCAGTGGTTGCCCTGGGAGCTCGACAACGGCGATAGCACACAGCGGCGTGGTTCCGTGCAGTGGGTCGCCCTCCTCGCGTCACTGGTCGCGTCCTCCTCCCTCAGAGTTGCAcggtctctctctctcctctggcTTCCTCCTCCGCGACGGTAATGGCGGCAACGGCACGGGGTCCTCACGCGCAGCAATCCGGCGGCAGCTTCACAAGTCGACGGCGACGCGATTAGGCCGCAGCAGCAGCGTGGTGACGGCGCTCCTTGTAAAAACCGCAACTAAtgaaccggttaattaagtgattaattgtcCAAATCAGATtccgaaaagttagagtgagaatttgaggatttagaggtgattttcggactcagtaggtctttctgagcCAAAAAATGTGCTTTCTGCGAAAAACGTAAAAAACCGATGGCGACGAGCGGCGAGCAGCTCGGTGGTGACAGCGAGGCCCATCGGCGCTGGCTCGcctctcttcttttccttctgtTTCAGCTGAAGCTGCAAGCATAGGTGTGTGTGTCGTTTGTTTGCTGAAGGAGGGGAAACGGGTaactgggttagggtttcaatGTTAGGGTTTtcccaatttgggaattagggtttaggtAAAATTAGGTTTAGGGGatagttttgtaatttcaaataaaaatagggttaatatagtaattagaaGTAAATttcaatctaacaataataatatataaaatactatttgttcatcaatttcacaaattattttcaataaaatgttcaaatccaataattagaaataatataattaatttctttattttcgaaaacaatagtattaatattttaaaatattaattattttgtccaaatcatataaaattcttattatttcataactactaacgttataatttaaatatagaaaataactcaataattatgaaattaagtaaaatctttattttaattatcaaaacttgatttaattattcTCAATGAAATAATATCCAAAAGTAAAATctctaataataaataaatttgaaatcAGCTCATAATAAGATtcttcaaaagttctgggtcttacattctacccaccttacaaaaattttcgtcctcgaaaattaaagtaatacacAATATATTACATAGCTTTAATACTTTACTTTTGAATACTTTAGAAGAGCAACCGATCTTGGCATATATATAAATTCTCAAACACCGGATAAGGCATAAGACTTAGATATAAGGGAAGAACGTCGTATAAAGCAGAAATTAAAAGATAGGCTCAAAACAAAGAGGTTACATGGTGTCAACATCAAGGGCTTTAACATAGCTCACCATTACAACTCCCAACTATACTCTATCGAGCACTTCATCCGTAAGTTCTCAACCTCATCAATCACGTCGAATATCACTACTGGTCACAATAACAATATCAACAAAAATTGTTCGCGTAAAACAAAGCTCTACAACATTCCGTGGCATCGCACACTTACAAGCTTCACCTTCTGCCTCCACCAAAATCGTGTCCTAAGAACTAACATATCGCTTGCTATATCTAAAGGTCGTACATGAAACAAACAAATCTCGAGTTTACTCAGGACGCAAGATTTTAAAAGGAAAGATAAGTGACAAGGGCAGTACTCATAAGCATTTGAAAGAATGAATGAAATTACAAACAAATagaatgcacacaagaatgaagaTTGAAGGAAAGGATTCAACTGGTAACTTCAATGATAACTCTTGAATAAAGGAAATTCGATAAAATCAATGCGAATGAAAGCTATGCATTAATTTGAAACTAATTCAAGTTGATtcgaagaagtatgaggtttacagaaaagaatatctcaaacccaagacaaagctcacagaactcaaaaGCACGATTAAAAATActtccgaatacattgttcataaaagaatcgaaaacttgcggaaaaaTCACTTCGCAGACTgaaagaaaagttaagcaacaacattcttcaagagaataacaaaagcataaacgtgaCTTTActttaatacaatttcatgttgaaataGATTATGTAGAGatttaaaataaaatgaacactGATTTGGctaataacaaaaatattttcctcaaatattttagatagTTAAGTGCACAACCTAACCAAAAGTAATCATAAAACTTGGAAGAAAACCAGATGCTTGTTCAAAAAATtctcaaagttcatattcaaacaagcgtgta contains the following coding sequences:
- the LOC107633593 gene encoding protein STRUBBELIG-RECEPTOR FAMILY 7-like; this translates as MEPGSMQSSNRKSPEINLAELGLSERIGKGLEKLQHLMVLSLSHNNFNGCITHPLTLFSTIQNLNLSHNGFSGQIPASFLNMSSIRSLDLSHNSFSGHIPQSFFDSYNFLHYFSLSNNMFEGQIPSRISRCSSLNSIDLSNNRFAGYIDFVVVWSLSRLRILTKRVSRNEHAFRNKGRTTTPSNGSSDGGSSNTRATPGEQNGGSNDAAAPNGKQRQRTTSAAVKGSGDGDGSEAGRHGHTNRSPPFADLSLSPQASLTLNLASGCPGSSTTAIAHSGVVPCSGSPSSRHWSRPPPSELHGLSLSSGFLLRDGNGGNGTGSSRAAIRRQLHKSTATRLGRSSSVVTALLVKTATNEPVN